The stretch of DNA CTGAAGGGCCGCTGCCAGTCTCCTCTGTTTCGAAAAATCTCCCGTACTTTTACCCGTATACTCTTTAAACCGGCGGCAGAGGTTGGCCGAATTCAGACCGCTGATCTCACACAGATCATCCAGACGGACAGATTCGGTGTAATGTTTTTCCAGATAGACCACGTATACAGCCTCCATCCTGAACCTGTATACGTGGTCATCTTTTTCGATGACAGGGGCTGCCCGGCACAATTCTATCAGAAAGAGCTTGTACAGGGTCTGAAGAGCTGTCTCACTTCCCCATCCCTCCGACTCCTGCTCCATGAGCAGCATTTTCAGTAAGACTGTCATTTTATCCGGATCTTTGACACTCATATGGATAACGCCGTTAAGACGGTTTTCCAACCCCTGATGAATGGGAATCAGATCGTAAAGCTTTTGAGAGAGGGGATCAGGGAGATCAGGAAGGGATGTGAGATTCGGGTCAATATAGATATTCATCAATTCCACTGATCCCTCTGCCGTTTTCAGGGAGTGGAACTGCCTGAAATTCAGGATGGTCAGCCCCCCGGAACTCTCATCATAGGTTTGACCGGCGGTAATATGTCTGAACCGCCCTCTGATGACATACAGGATTTCTATAAACTCATGGCTGTGGAAGTCATGCTGACCCTGTTCAAAATGCTCAAAATACTCCAGAGCAAGACCATACTTCCCCAGGCGCTCCTTGCTGAAGGATGAGACAGGTCTCTTGATGGCTTGTAAAGATTCGCTTTGCATTTTGTAAATATACGCCAAGATTTACAACATATAAAGGCTTATCTTATCTAAAAACAGAAGCTACAGGAGAAACAGGATGAATGCAAGAGAACGTGTATTAGCCGTATTGAACAGGGAGAAACCGGACAGGGTTCCCGTTGATATCTGGCTGGTTCCCGAACTTGTGGAAAAATTCAAGAACGAGCTTCAGGTGGAAGATGAAATGGATATCTACCGGAAACTGGATGTGGATAAAATCGTCTGGCTCGGCATCCCCTACAATGGTGTGGTTCTGAAAGATCCGAATGAACATCAGGAAGTCAATCACTGGGGTGTGAAGTTTGAAGAGATCGAAGCCAATGAAGGTGTCGCCTACGGAGAAGTGTGCTTCAACCCCCTGAAAGGGATGGAAACTCTGGAGGAGCTGGATGCCTATCCCTGGCCTGATCCCGATGATTTTGACTATGCCACAGCGGCAGCCGAGGCTAAAGAACTGGCAAAAGAATTCGTGACCCTGGGCCCTTGGGTGTCCCTGTTTGAAGTGTACTGCCAGATGCGGGGTCTGGAACAGGCCTTGATGGATACGGTGATGGCACCGGAGTTCCTCCACAAGGCCCTCGATTACATTGCCGACTCCCAGGGAGAGATGGTGAAGCGTTTTCTCGAAGCCGCTAATGGCGCCATCGACCTTGTTTTTGTCAGCGATGATATGGGTTCTCAAACCAGCCTGCTCATGTCTCCCGACTCATTTGATGAGTTTCTGTTTCCCAGGTTGAAAAAATGGTGTGATATGGTGCACTCCTATGGTGCCAGAACCCTCTTTCATACCGATGGAGCCTCAGAACCCATCATCCCCCGGCTTATTGAAGCGGGAGTGGATGTTCTGAACCCTATTCAGCATGTGTGCCCGGGAATGGATTGCAGTTCCCTTAAGGAAAAATACGGAGATAAAATCATATTCCATGGTGGAGTAGAGAACCAGAAAATACTGCCCTTTGGCAGTGCAGCAGAAGTGGCTGCAGAGACAAAGCTGTGCCTGGATGAGCTGGGACCCGATGGATATTTGCCCTGTTCCTGCCATTTCGCACAAGCCAGTACGCCTGTTGAGAATATTATGTCTCTGATAGATACAGTGAAGAACTACTCCATCCCGGAAAAGTGAAACAAAGCATTCTGGTAATGCTTTCCCTTACTAAAGAGGGAACAGTACTTCCAAAAAATACCGCGGTCATTGTCGAAAGAATCCAGAACAAAGAGATATGGTTACAGATTCCTGAGGCTGCATTTGTTTAGAGGGAATTATCCAGGGATAAAACTACAGTTTACACCCACTTATCCACTTCCCTCAGCATATACTCCCCCTCGTCCCGGTTTTTCACCAGAGCCTTGATCCAGACACCTTCTGGTTTGAGGTTCTCCATAAGAATTCGGATCTCATCGGGTTCAACATCCAGGATCTGGATGCCTTTACCCGCCTTCTGGATCTTCTGATAAATGGGAAGATGATCACTGGCCCGGCCGTTTCCGGCACCATAGACCCATTGAATGGCATTGAGTTCGGGAATATCAAGGAGTACATCCAGATGTTTGAGAACCCCGGGGCCATCCACATGAAAGATGCTGGCCTCGGTCCCCCGGATCTCCTGAATGATACCCTCCAGAAAGAATTCCCCGAACTGTTCCTCACTGATCATATAGGAGAAATCATTGGAGGGGACGTGCCATTTTTTACGGGAGACAATACCGGGCCAGCCGCAGCAGGGCTGTCCGGCGCTTTTTGTTTTTTCATGATAATAGTCAAACAACTGAATAAACTCGGGGGTGATTTTCTTTATTCCCTTTTTAATCTCCTGGGGGGCATCGTAGAGGTCCATACAGAGCGTCTCTGGCCCCCTCATACCGCTCAGACAGTCGGCACCCCCATGCAGATCGGGCCACCCGACAAAAAACCGTCCGGGAGCCAGGTCAAAGAGGGCGTCATAGAGCTCCTCAATTTTCATAAATTTTTCACCCTTCCGGTCCGGTGAAAGAGTCTCCAGATCTTCCCATTGTTTCAGAAAGGGTTGTATATAACTGGTCGTCTCTTCATAGACCAGAGAACCGCCGTAATAGGAAGAGTATAGGTCGGGTCCCAGGTTGGGAAAAACGACGGGCAGGGCATCTCCCAGGTATTCATACTTGTCCAGCTCATAGAGCTGGTTTTCAATGGCCAGGTCCACATCCAGCCAGAGAGCGCGGATGTCTTCCGGCCTGTCAGGCTCAGGAGATTGATGTATTTTTGGTGCACATATTGAGATGACAGGCCGGTCAATAATCTCATTCTCCCAAAAGGCATCCTGCCTGTCCAGCCTCAGCTTTAGATCATCCACACCCTTGATTAGCTCATTTATCATCTCATTCTCCTCTTCCTCAGAACCAGATGAAAACAGCCATGGTTCTACTCCACAATAGAGAGATCAGGATCTAAGTGGCTGCTCTCTGCATCTCTTTCTGGTAATCCCCGGGAGTCCTTCCATACTTCTTTTTAAAGAGTCTGAAGAAAGATCCCTGGTTGGAAAATCCTGAAAGTTCACAAATCTCGGCAACAGTGTTGTTCTTATCCCGGAGGAGCAGCTCGGCTCTTTCCAGGCGGAAGAAATTTATATATCCGGCAATACTGTAGGCTGTATGAGACTTGAACAGCCTGTTCAGATAAGCCGTGGTGAGCCCGAAATAATCCGCAATGGATTCGGCGGAAAGATTAAAGTCACGTAACTGGGACTGGATGATCTCTTTTACATCCAGCACAGTCTGATCATGTTTCTCTTCTTTTTTATTTCTGCAGGAAGCCAGGGTCTGAATGATAATGTCAGCCAGGATTCCCCGGACTTCCTCAATGGTCTCGGGACTCTGCACCTGAAAGATCATGGGAGTCATCACTGAATGTTCCTGCAGATGGTAGGTTCTCTGCAGCTGTTCCACCAGGGAACTGAGAGTCGCGGTCAGTCTGAGAATGAGCCTCCTAAGATCCCGGGGTTCATGAGTCCTCCCATAATCAATCATCTCATCAAGAGTCCTTAATGAATCTTCTTCGGAAAGAGAATTCACGGCTTCTTCAAAGAGTCTCTCCTTGTCCTGAGGATATAGAAAATCCTCTATCGAGCGGAGTGCGGTGGAACCCATATAGATGAACTGCCCCTTCCCCAGGAGGAAGCGGTATTCCGAGAGTTGAAGAAGGTCGCTGAAATCATGATCCAGGTCCAGAACATCCGTATTCAGGTTCCCCAGGCTGGAAGTAATGGAAAGAATGCCTTTCTTTTTATACTCATTATGGATGCTTTCCATCCCGTCCCGAATCTGTTCAAACCAGATCAGTTCATCCAGATCTCCCAAATGTCCTGTATTGAAAGGATTGATTAAAAAAATCAGAGAGTCATTTCCATATTGAAAATGATCATATCCGAACCCCTCCAGCCTGAAAGACTCTTCATAAAATCCGAGGATTCCCTCCAGAACAGTCTGCTGTTCCACCAGATTCAGGGTATGTGAAAAGGTAGAGAAATCATCCACCTGAACCATCAGGAGCAACAGGGGCCGGTCAAGGGAGACCGAGAACCCGAGCTCACCCGACCTGCTTTCAAAAAGAGCCCGGTTCTCTTCGGTGCTGCTGCGGCAAAAGGCCAGCAGGATCTGATTTCTGGTATTCTCAAGGTAGATTTTGCGGCTCTTTTGAGCCGTCTTCAACTGACGGTTGATCAGAATAGAGAGTCCCA from Oceanispirochaeta sp. encodes:
- a CDS encoding AraC family transcriptional regulator, with the translated sequence MRKIHSFFGLFILTFLILCLLTLVVLFNTTQSNRIQSLALESQSLLTEWNQFENLTYLILLGRYTVSDSDTPRILKEWSTRYRAFSNSLDSLIKNEESQMNHDMQSRMAGAMRVWRYTEVQLNNASYSFDLIIQSGLSEKVMVNGFLHTMYKLRMQNQLSAEEIFLLDDTLYALEALDDATREFDSLITSIVEDLKVEGEMYLKRIRFVSLGLLATVLLILGLSILINRQLKTAQKSRKIYLENTRNQILLAFCRSSTEENRALFESRSGELGFSVSLDRPLLLLMVQVDDFSTFSHTLNLVEQQTVLEGILGFYEESFRLEGFGYDHFQYGNDSLIFLINPFNTGHLGDLDELIWFEQIRDGMESIHNEYKKKGILSITSSLGNLNTDVLDLDHDFSDLLQLSEYRFLLGKGQFIYMGSTALRSIEDFLYPQDKERLFEEAVNSLSEEDSLRTLDEMIDYGRTHEPRDLRRLILRLTATLSSLVEQLQRTYHLQEHSVMTPMIFQVQSPETIEEVRGILADIIIQTLASCRNKKEEKHDQTVLDVKEIIQSQLRDFNLSAESIADYFGLTTAYLNRLFKSHTAYSIAGYINFFRLERAELLLRDKNNTVAEICELSGFSNQGSFFRLFKKKYGRTPGDYQKEMQRAAT
- a CDS encoding AraC family transcriptional regulator, translating into MQSESLQAIKRPVSSFSKERLGKYGLALEYFEHFEQGQHDFHSHEFIEILYVIRGRFRHITAGQTYDESSGGLTILNFRQFHSLKTAEGSVELMNIYIDPNLTSLPDLPDPLSQKLYDLIPIHQGLENRLNGVIHMSVKDPDKMTVLLKMLLMEQESEGWGSETALQTLYKLFLIELCRAAPVIEKDDHVYRFRMEAVYVVYLEKHYTESVRLDDLCEISGLNSANLCRRFKEYTGKSTGDFSKQRRLAAALQRLRSGNDKILTVAEDCGFSDVSRFNRFFRDAFSCSPSEYRRRFNR
- a CDS encoding uroporphyrinogen decarboxylase family protein, which codes for MNARERVLAVLNREKPDRVPVDIWLVPELVEKFKNELQVEDEMDIYRKLDVDKIVWLGIPYNGVVLKDPNEHQEVNHWGVKFEEIEANEGVAYGEVCFNPLKGMETLEELDAYPWPDPDDFDYATAAAEAKELAKEFVTLGPWVSLFEVYCQMRGLEQALMDTVMAPEFLHKALDYIADSQGEMVKRFLEAANGAIDLVFVSDDMGSQTSLLMSPDSFDEFLFPRLKKWCDMVHSYGARTLFHTDGASEPIIPRLIEAGVDVLNPIQHVCPGMDCSSLKEKYGDKIIFHGGVENQKILPFGSAAEVAAETKLCLDELGPDGYLPCSCHFAQASTPVENIMSLIDTVKNYSIPEK